Proteins co-encoded in one Trueperella abortisuis genomic window:
- a CDS encoding amino acid ABC transporter ATP-binding/permease protein: protein MDNVAWLLRFAKLATRRLVISILSRIAGHLLGVLCIALPAWAVTRAAMGEAGDGFVLRVVLVFLVASSLKAVLRFLEQLYGHLAAFGLMGEMRVWMIDALLPQAPAITDGLGAAKIHTIAVRDIDRVEVFFAHTIAPAITAVLIPASATVAAGVLAGPAAALAMALVMIIGIVVPLIGSRSNAARAREVAALRADVSQSVADTVRLLDDIRQVGAEQARLDVVADKDRRLAAVLHASGNRTGVRAAVGQLRLWLGFLLVLVAALLAGAPLPMAAAAAALVLGSATSLETIERLATSLPAGLEATRKIRELAGGRPSVDEPENPAGPRDSSERVGFEGVTFSYPGRATVLDDVSFSLTPGAMLAVVGATGSGKSTIARLAQRHWDPAGTVTIDGVDARLLGSDRSYELVAVADQEPFIASGTVADNLAMAGTSVTEEEMVAACGLAGFELPLDRRVGQRGSALSGGQRQRLALARTIIRARQCGSVLVLDEATSHQDPITQDQLMERLSQAGFTLMVIAHRLSTIRDADQIIVMEGGRIAEHGTWGELADAGGAFSALLASERT from the coding sequence GTGGATAACGTCGCATGGCTCCTTCGCTTCGCGAAGTTAGCAACCCGCAGGCTCGTGATCTCGATTCTTTCCCGTATTGCTGGCCATCTTTTGGGCGTCCTCTGCATCGCCCTTCCCGCCTGGGCCGTCACGCGCGCGGCGATGGGCGAGGCCGGTGACGGTTTCGTCTTACGGGTCGTTCTTGTCTTCCTCGTCGCCTCTAGTCTCAAGGCCGTTCTGCGCTTCCTCGAGCAGCTCTACGGGCACCTGGCCGCGTTCGGGCTCATGGGGGAGATGCGAGTGTGGATGATCGATGCTCTGCTCCCGCAGGCGCCGGCCATCACGGACGGCCTGGGTGCGGCCAAGATTCACACAATCGCGGTCCGTGACATCGACCGGGTGGAGGTGTTCTTCGCGCACACGATCGCCCCGGCGATCACCGCCGTCCTCATTCCGGCCTCGGCGACTGTTGCCGCGGGCGTGCTGGCGGGCCCGGCCGCCGCCCTGGCCATGGCCCTCGTGATGATCATCGGGATTGTCGTCCCGCTCATCGGGAGCCGCTCCAACGCGGCGCGGGCGCGCGAGGTAGCGGCCTTGCGCGCCGATGTGTCCCAATCGGTCGCCGACACTGTTCGCCTCCTCGACGATATTCGTCAGGTTGGTGCCGAACAGGCGCGACTCGATGTTGTCGCGGACAAGGATCGCCGCCTCGCCGCGGTTCTTCACGCCTCCGGCAACCGGACGGGCGTGCGGGCAGCGGTGGGCCAACTGCGGCTCTGGCTCGGTTTCCTTCTCGTGCTCGTGGCGGCCTTGCTCGCAGGAGCGCCCCTGCCCATGGCGGCGGCTGCCGCTGCCCTCGTTCTGGGCTCGGCGACCTCCCTTGAGACGATCGAACGGCTCGCCACCTCGCTCCCGGCCGGCCTGGAGGCGACCCGGAAGATCCGCGAGCTTGCCGGCGGTCGCCCCTCGGTCGACGAGCCCGAGAATCCGGCTGGGCCTCGTGACTCCTCTGAGCGCGTGGGCTTCGAGGGTGTGACCTTCTCCTATCCGGGTCGCGCAACGGTCCTCGACGACGTGTCGTTCTCGCTCACCCCGGGCGCCATGCTTGCCGTGGTCGGGGCGACCGGTTCGGGCAAGTCGACGATCGCCCGCCTCGCCCAACGGCACTGGGACCCGGCCGGAACCGTGACGATTGATGGCGTCGATGCTCGCCTGCTCGGTTCTGATCGATCCTACGAGCTCGTCGCCGTCGCGGACCAGGAACCGTTCATCGCCTCGGGCACCGTGGCCGACAATCTGGCCATGGCAGGGACGTCCGTGACCGAGGAGGAGATGGTGGCGGCCTGCGGGCTCGCCGGGTTCGAGCTTCCGCTGGACCGGAGGGTTGGCCAGCGCGGGAGCGCACTGTCGGGTGGTCAGAGGCAGAGGCTTGCCCTGGCGCGTACGATCATCCGGGCACGCCAGTGCGGCTCCGTCCTTGTCCTCGACGAGGCGACGAGCCACCAGGATCCGATCACCCAGGACCAGCTCATGGAGCGGCTTAGCCAGGCCGGCTTCACACTCATGGTCATCGCCCACCGGCTCTCGACGATCCGTGACGCCGACCAGATCATTGTCATGGAGGGCGGGCGTATCGCCGAGCATGGCACGTGGGGCGAGCTAGCAGATGCTGGAGGAGCCTTCAGTGCCCTGCTGGCTAGCGAGCGGACTTGA